From a region of the Syntrophorhabdaceae bacterium genome:
- a CDS encoding uracil-DNA glycosylase: FGEGDVNARLVFVGEAPGEEEDIQGRPFVGRAGKLLDQLIERIGLGRSDVYICNVLKCRPPGNRDPEERERELCKEYLFTQLELINPKIICTLGRHAYNTLLGVDERITRVRGVLTSYRGTPLLPTYHPSFLLRNQGKIKEAWEDMEKLKQLLRE, translated from the coding sequence TCTTCGGCGAGGGAGATGTCAATGCGCGATTGGTCTTTGTCGGTGAAGCGCCGGGAGAGGAAGAGGATATCCAGGGAAGACCATTTGTAGGGAGAGCGGGCAAGCTCCTCGACCAGCTTATCGAGAGAATCGGCCTTGGCAGAAGCGATGTCTATATCTGTAACGTCCTGAAATGCAGGCCGCCGGGCAACAGGGACCCCGAGGAGCGGGAACGGGAGTTATGCAAGGAATATCTCTTTACGCAGCTTGAGCTCATCAATCCGAAGATCATCTGCACTCTTGGCCGCCATGCCTACAATACGCTGCTTGGCGTTGACGAGCGGATCACCAGGGTCCGGGGCGTGTTGACGAGCTATCGCGGAACACCCCTGCTTCCTACGTATCATCCATCGTTTCTTCTGCGCAACCAGGGCAAGATCAAGGAGGCCTGGGAAGACATGGAAAAACTGAAACAACTCCTGAGAGAATAA